A single genomic interval of Deltaproteobacteria bacterium harbors:
- the lpxB gene encoding lipid-A-disaccharide synthase, protein MNTGPKTLFIVCGEPSGETYAASVARAFRRRFPRVPMEGIGSSRLAAEGVRLLLDYGTISVVGITEVVRHLPAVVSALRQAVRRASRPDVGAVLLVDFPDFNFRVGRKAHARNVPVIYYIPPQLWAWRRGRARELSSFTDGVVVIFPFEEPMLRGEGVNARFAGHPLLDELAPWLDASPDPARFGIPPGKRLVGLLPGSRPGEIHAHFPVMVEAAGRIAKDHPEVHFAVPLASPRFRGIVEGVLRGSGLPVTVVERDRHLLFRGMAAAAAASGTVTLELALLGVPAVIVYRTSEVTYQLGKRLAKVSSIGLPNIVDGLPFLPELIQAECRPDRVAGEILGLLEDAGRRETLAARCRSLREKLTGPGPSGAVVDMLAQAAGESWA, encoded by the coding sequence TTGAACACTGGACCGAAGACCCTTTTCATCGTCTGTGGCGAGCCGTCGGGGGAAACCTATGCCGCCAGCGTCGCCAGGGCGTTTCGCCGCCGATTCCCGCGCGTCCCGATGGAAGGGATCGGCAGCTCGCGCCTCGCGGCGGAAGGGGTGCGGCTCCTTCTGGACTACGGTACGATTTCCGTCGTGGGAATCACGGAGGTGGTCCGCCATCTGCCGGCGGTGGTCTCCGCGCTCCGGCAGGCGGTGCGGAGAGCTTCAAGGCCGGATGTCGGCGCGGTGCTTCTCGTGGATTTCCCGGATTTCAACTTCAGGGTCGGGCGGAAGGCGCATGCGAGGAACGTTCCGGTGATCTACTACATCCCTCCGCAGCTTTGGGCGTGGAGAAGAGGTCGGGCCAGGGAGCTTTCATCCTTCACGGACGGGGTGGTGGTTATTTTTCCGTTCGAGGAGCCGATGCTAAGGGGCGAGGGTGTCAATGCCAGGTTCGCGGGACATCCGCTTCTGGACGAACTCGCCCCGTGGCTCGACGCTTCGCCGGATCCGGCCCGATTCGGTATTCCGCCTGGGAAGCGGCTGGTCGGCCTGCTGCCGGGGAGCAGGCCCGGCGAAATCCATGCGCACTTCCCCGTCATGGTCGAGGCCGCCGGACGGATCGCGAAGGATCATCCCGAAGTCCATTTCGCGGTGCCCCTGGCTTCACCCAGGTTCCGGGGAATCGTGGAAGGCGTCCTTCGCGGAAGCGGGCTTCCGGTGACGGTTGTCGAGCGGGACCGCCACCTTCTGTTCCGGGGAATGGCCGCGGCGGCGGCCGCATCGGGAACAGTGACGCTGGAACTGGCGCTCCTGGGGGTCCCTGCCGTGATCGTGTATCGCACGTCGGAAGTGACTTACCAGTTGGGAAAGCGGCTGGCGAAGGTGTCCTCCATCGGATTGCCGAACATCGTGGACGGCCTTCCGTTTCTGCCGGAGCTGATCCAGGCGGAATGCCGCCCGGACCGGGTCGCCGGAGAGATCCTTGGCCTGTTGGAGGATGCCGGACGGAGGGAAACCCTGGCGGCCAGGTGCCGTTCCTTGAGGGAAAAACTGACGGGCCCGGGACCTTCCGGGGCGGTCGTGGACATGCTGGCGCAGGCTGCGGGGGAATCATGGGCATGA
- the lpxA gene encoding acyl-ACP--UDP-N-acetylglucosamine O-acyltransferase produces the protein MIHPTAIVDPDARLGDGVEVGPYAVIGPKVEIGDRCRIGSHAVIESHVRMGKENRVSPFASIGAPPQDLKFKGEETWVEMGDGNTIREYVTVNRGTSHGTGVTKVGNGTLLMAYSHVAHDCRVGSRVVIANAATLAGHVEVGDSAIIGGLVGVHQFVRIGEFAMVGALSGVPQDVPPYVTAVVARPQKGPSLYGLNLIGLKRNRFSDEAIAALKAAYRILFRSGTPMGEATAKVESEVTQLPEVIRLLEFIRSSKRGVLR, from the coding sequence ATGATCCATCCCACGGCCATCGTCGATCCTGACGCTAGGCTGGGCGACGGCGTCGAGGTCGGACCCTACGCCGTGATCGGGCCGAAGGTCGAGATCGGCGACCGGTGCCGGATCGGATCGCACGCGGTGATCGAATCCCACGTCCGGATGGGGAAGGAAAACCGCGTATCCCCCTTCGCTTCCATCGGGGCTCCCCCGCAGGACCTAAAGTTCAAGGGAGAGGAAACCTGGGTGGAAATGGGCGACGGGAACACGATACGGGAATACGTGACCGTGAACCGGGGCACATCCCACGGGACGGGTGTGACGAAAGTCGGGAACGGAACGCTCCTCATGGCGTATAGCCACGTGGCCCACGACTGCCGGGTCGGGAGCCGGGTGGTGATCGCCAACGCGGCGACGCTGGCGGGCCACGTCGAGGTGGGCGACTCAGCCATCATAGGCGGCCTGGTCGGAGTCCACCAGTTCGTCCGGATAGGTGAGTTCGCGATGGTGGGAGCGCTTTCCGGGGTGCCTCAGGACGTCCCGCCGTACGTGACCGCCGTGGTCGCGCGGCCGCAGAAGGGGCCTTCGCTCTACGGTCTGAACCTCATCGGCCTCAAGCGGAACCGGTTTTCCGATGAGGCCATCGCGGCGCTGAAAGCGGCGTACAGGATCCTTTTCAGGTCGGGGACGCCCATGGGGGAAGCAACGGCGAAGGTGGAATCGGAGGTGACGCAGCTTCCGGAGGTGATACGCCTGCTCGAATTCATACGCTCCAGCAAACGCGGGGTGCTGCGATAA
- a CDS encoding Gfo/Idh/MocA family oxidoreductase has product MVSGALRAGVIGVGYLGRLHAQKISSFQDLRFVGVCDLNPDHGKNVARECGTAFFKDHRSLLNEVDAVSIAVPTTAHFAVAMDAMRAGVHVLLEKPITANLRQARTLVREAAERNLVFQIGHVERFNPAVRDAASILTEPRFIECHRLGPFGGRGTDVDVVLDLMIHDIDLILSFVRSPVTRIHAVGVPVVSSNIDIANARLTFASGCVANVTASRVSAKKQRKIRIFQEDAYVSMDFVEHSIQIFRRTYPHGTKDLPEISGELLETEKGDSLRDEIRSFFDCVGGGKSPLVSGVEGLAALDLAFRILRKMRRR; this is encoded by the coding sequence ATGGTGAGCGGAGCGCTCAGGGCGGGGGTGATCGGTGTCGGGTACCTCGGACGGCTCCACGCCCAGAAGATCTCGTCGTTCCAGGACCTCCGGTTCGTCGGGGTGTGCGATCTGAACCCCGACCACGGGAAGAACGTCGCAAGGGAATGCGGGACGGCGTTTTTCAAGGACCACAGGAGCCTGCTCAATGAGGTGGACGCCGTGTCCATCGCGGTTCCGACGACGGCCCACTTCGCCGTTGCGATGGACGCGATGCGCGCCGGCGTACACGTGCTGCTGGAGAAGCCGATCACCGCGAACCTGCGTCAGGCGAGGACCCTGGTGCGGGAGGCTGCGGAGCGGAATCTCGTGTTCCAGATCGGGCACGTGGAGCGGTTCAACCCCGCGGTGCGGGATGCGGCCTCCATACTGACCGAGCCGAGGTTCATCGAATGCCACCGGTTGGGGCCGTTCGGAGGACGCGGGACGGACGTAGACGTGGTGCTCGACTTGATGATCCACGACATCGACCTGATCCTTTCTTTCGTCCGCTCCCCCGTGACTCGCATTCACGCGGTCGGGGTCCCGGTCGTGTCCTCCAACATAGACATCGCCAACGCGCGGCTGACATTCGCAAGCGGCTGCGTCGCCAATGTCACGGCCAGCAGGGTATCCGCGAAGAAGCAGCGGAAAATCCGCATCTTCCAGGAAGATGCGTACGTCTCGATGGATTTCGTCGAGCACTCGATCCAGATATTCCGCAGGACATATCCGCACGGAACGAAGGATTTGCCCGAAATATCCGGGGAGCTTCTCGAGACGGAGAAGGGGGATTCCCTTCGGGACGAGATCCGGTCGTTTTTCGATTGCGTCGGCGGGGGGAAATCGCCTCTTGTATCCGGTGTGGAAGGCCTTGCCGCGCTCGACCTGGCATTCCGCATCCTGCGGAAGATGAGGAGACGTTGA
- a CDS encoding 3-deoxy-D-manno-octulosonic acid transferase, producing MKDFRPRSGVHLLYNFLLGAALLGLSPAWIPWAMLSPRRRKNFPDRLGRRMERVPPATGRERIWIHAVSVGETLSAAPLVRRLRGRLSGVEILFSTVTVTGQETAEKALGGETDARFYFPFDLPCTAARFLDRLRPDLVVILETEIWPNFLAECSKRGIPAMIVNGRISERSFRGYARFRFLFSRVLSCFSAITAQTEEDARRFLALGAPSAAVSVTGNMKFDVAPPAAGMSPLHALLKGKMEEETRWFVAGSTHEGEEEAVLHAFEKGRSVDGSLKLLLAPRHPERFDSVEDLCRREGFVTVRRTLLPRDAAENLPPVILLDSVGELSSAYAAADIAFVGGSLVPKGGHNILEPALYGVPTVVGPHMGNFREIAEIFTDAGAICKVGDATELAALLARFAADPLAGFETGTRARELLAAFRGATERNAAIVERLLSLRRRKNG from the coding sequence ATGAAGGACTTTCGTCCCCGAAGCGGGGTGCACCTTCTCTACAATTTCCTGCTGGGAGCCGCCCTGCTGGGGCTTTCCCCCGCCTGGATTCCCTGGGCCATGCTGTCTCCCAGGCGGCGGAAGAATTTCCCGGACCGATTGGGGCGGCGGATGGAGCGCGTTCCTCCCGCGACCGGCAGGGAACGGATCTGGATCCACGCCGTGTCGGTGGGTGAAACCCTCTCCGCGGCGCCGCTCGTCCGCAGGCTGCGCGGGCGTCTTTCCGGCGTCGAGATCCTGTTCTCGACGGTGACGGTAACCGGGCAGGAGACCGCGGAGAAGGCGCTGGGAGGGGAAACGGACGCGCGATTCTACTTTCCGTTCGATCTGCCCTGCACAGCCGCCAGGTTCCTGGACCGCCTGCGTCCCGATCTCGTGGTTATCCTCGAAACGGAGATCTGGCCGAATTTCCTCGCGGAATGTTCGAAGCGGGGGATTCCGGCGATGATCGTTAACGGGAGGATCTCGGAGCGTTCCTTCCGGGGGTACGCCCGGTTCCGGTTCCTGTTCTCCCGGGTGCTGTCCTGCTTCTCGGCGATCACGGCGCAGACGGAGGAGGACGCTCGCAGATTCCTGGCGCTCGGGGCCCCGTCCGCGGCGGTATCCGTGACCGGGAACATGAAGTTCGACGTGGCGCCTCCGGCGGCGGGAATGTCGCCGCTCCACGCCCTGCTCAAGGGGAAAATGGAGGAGGAAACGCGATGGTTCGTCGCGGGATCGACCCATGAGGGGGAGGAGGAGGCCGTCCTCCACGCCTTCGAAAAGGGGAGATCCGTGGACGGCTCGCTGAAACTCCTCCTGGCTCCCCGCCACCCCGAGCGGTTCGATTCCGTCGAAGATCTTTGCCGGCGGGAAGGTTTCGTAACGGTCCGGAGGACGCTGCTGCCCCGGGATGCGGCGGAAAATCTGCCCCCGGTGATCCTGCTGGACAGCGTGGGGGAACTTTCCTCGGCCTATGCGGCGGCGGACATCGCCTTCGTCGGCGGAAGCCTCGTGCCGAAGGGAGGGCATAATATCCTGGAGCCTGCCCTCTACGGCGTTCCCACCGTGGTCGGGCCGCACATGGGGAACTTCCGGGAGATCGCGGAGATATTCACCGATGCGGGTGCGATATGCAAGGTCGGGGATGCAACCGAACTTGCCGCGCTGCTTGCGCGTTTCGCCGCGGATCCGCTTGCCGGGTTCGAAACGGGCACGCGCGCAAGAGAACTCCTGGCCGCATTCAGGGGCGCGACGGAGAGGAACGCCGCGATCGTGGAACGGCTTCTTTCGCTCCGCCGGAGGAAGAACGGGTGA
- the msbA gene encoding lipid A export permease/ATP-binding protein MsbA has product MGMTVYRRMLEYVRPYMPRLLIAMVFMVAVSAFHGSIAFLVKPALDDIFIKKDVSKLALIPLLVLGVYLSKAVLEFSQQYLMSGVGQKVIRDIREHLYRHLQSLSLSFYMRHPTGVLMSRVMNDVGLMQGAVTDAVTGLIKDFFTGIFLIGVVFYRDWRLALIALIAFPLAFWPIYRFGRKLRRTSIQTQEVTGGLTTHLQETISGAKLVKSFGAEEYEVDRFAAKNADLYRLNMKIVKVQALTSPLSETFAGIGAAAVIFYGGYSVVQGYSSPGNFFSFMTALFMLYEPVKRLSRVNNVIQQGIAAAERVFEVLDTLPEVEEKPGAPELPPVTRGIEFDHVDFRYHGEGDYVLKDISLAVPSGTMVAIVGSSGAGKTTLVDLLPRFYDPQNGVIRIDGTDIRDVSLSSLRSQIGIVSQHTILFNDTVRANISYGMPGAPAEKIEEAARRANAHGFISRLRNGYGTEVGEQGLMLSGGERQRLAIARALLKDAPILILDEATSALDSESESVVQEALDTLMKGRTVFVIAHRLSTVRNADTILVVEEGRIVEMGTHEELLSSDTRYRTFYLKQFEERRTGAVTGADPA; this is encoded by the coding sequence ATGGGCATGACCGTCTATCGCCGGATGCTCGAATACGTCCGGCCTTACATGCCGCGGCTCCTCATCGCGATGGTCTTCATGGTCGCGGTGTCCGCATTCCACGGATCGATCGCATTCCTCGTGAAGCCGGCGCTCGACGACATATTCATCAAGAAGGACGTCTCGAAGCTGGCTCTCATCCCGCTCCTTGTACTCGGCGTCTACCTGTCGAAGGCCGTGCTCGAGTTCTCGCAGCAATATCTTATGAGCGGAGTGGGGCAGAAGGTGATCCGGGACATCCGCGAGCACCTGTACCGGCACCTGCAGTCGCTCTCGCTGTCCTTCTACATGAGGCACCCGACCGGCGTCCTGATGTCCCGCGTCATGAACGACGTAGGGCTCATGCAGGGAGCCGTCACCGACGCCGTCACCGGGCTCATCAAGGATTTCTTCACCGGGATCTTCCTCATCGGAGTGGTGTTTTACAGGGACTGGAGGCTGGCGCTCATCGCCCTGATCGCGTTCCCGCTGGCCTTCTGGCCGATCTACCGGTTCGGCCGCAAGCTGCGGCGGACCAGCATACAGACCCAGGAAGTCACAGGAGGCCTGACCACCCATCTGCAGGAAACGATCAGCGGCGCAAAGCTGGTCAAGTCTTTCGGGGCGGAAGAGTACGAGGTGGACCGTTTCGCGGCGAAGAACGCGGACCTGTACCGGCTGAACATGAAGATCGTCAAGGTACAGGCGCTCACATCCCCCCTGTCGGAGACGTTCGCGGGGATCGGGGCCGCCGCGGTGATCTTCTACGGCGGCTACAGCGTCGTCCAGGGATACAGCTCCCCGGGGAATTTCTTCTCCTTCATGACGGCGCTCTTCATGCTGTACGAGCCGGTCAAGCGGCTTTCCCGCGTCAACAACGTCATCCAGCAGGGGATCGCCGCCGCGGAGCGCGTGTTCGAAGTGCTCGACACCCTGCCGGAGGTGGAGGAAAAGCCCGGGGCCCCGGAACTTCCGCCGGTCACACGCGGGATCGAATTCGACCATGTCGATTTCCGGTATCACGGCGAGGGGGACTACGTCCTCAAGGATATCTCCCTGGCCGTACCCTCCGGGACCATGGTGGCGATCGTGGGCTCCAGCGGCGCCGGCAAGACGACTCTCGTCGACCTCCTGCCGCGCTTCTACGATCCGCAGAACGGCGTGATCCGTATCGACGGAACGGACATCCGGGACGTATCTCTTTCGTCGCTCCGCTCGCAGATCGGCATCGTGAGCCAGCACACGATCCTGTTCAACGACACGGTGCGGGCGAACATCTCATACGGGATGCCCGGCGCGCCCGCGGAGAAGATCGAGGAAGCGGCGAGGCGTGCGAACGCGCACGGTTTCATTTCCAGGCTGCGCAACGGGTACGGCACCGAGGTCGGGGAACAGGGGCTGATGCTGTCCGGCGGCGAGCGCCAGCGGCTGGCCATAGCGCGCGCCCTGCTCAAGGACGCGCCGATCCTGATCCTCGACGAGGCGACGTCGGCTCTCGACTCGGAATCCGAGTCGGTTGTGCAGGAGGCGCTCGATACGCTGATGAAAGGCAGGACCGTCTTCGTCATCGCTCACCGTCTTTCCACCGTGAGGAACGCCGACACGATCCTCGTGGTGGAGGAAGGGCGGATCGTGGAAATGGGGACCCACGAGGAGCTCCTTTCCTCCGATACGCGGTACCGCACTTTCTATCTGAAGCAGTTCGAGGAGCGGAGGACCGGCGCCGTGACCGGAGCCGATCCCGCGTGA